The following proteins come from a genomic window of Methylorubrum populi:
- a CDS encoding group III truncated hemoglobin, giving the protein MKQAELTEAALAAFLDAFYARVRRDPLIGPVFARKIPDEAWPRHLATIRDFWSSVLLKTGRYKGNPFGRHLGIEGIEPAHFARWLGLFEETAREVFEPPIAEQIVERAHRIGDSLKAGLFFRADLRDVRA; this is encoded by the coding sequence ATGAAGCAGGCCGAACTGACCGAGGCGGCGCTCGCCGCCTTCCTCGACGCGTTCTACGCCCGAGTGCGCCGCGACCCGCTGATCGGGCCCGTCTTCGCCCGTAAGATCCCGGACGAGGCGTGGCCGCGCCATCTCGCCACGATCCGCGACTTCTGGTCCTCGGTGCTGCTGAAGACCGGCCGCTACAAGGGCAACCCGTTCGGCCGCCATCTCGGCATCGAGGGGATCGAGCCGGCGCATTTCGCGCGCTGGCTCGGCCTGTTCGAGGAGACCGCCAGGGAGGTGTTCGAGCCGCCGATCGCGGAACAGATCGTCGAGCGGGCGCACCGCATCGGCGACAGCCTCAAGGCCGGCCTGTTCTTCCGGGCTGACCTGCGCGACGTTCGCGCCTGA
- a CDS encoding SGNH/GDSL hydrolase family protein: MSFRTFSFRTLPGLILAAALAGPLGLSGACAQPDAPAVTAQQVLSPQKPASGERLPAKLVRLASLLGRDGDVRIVAFGSSSTEGAGASSPATAYPALLERDLEERLQIGASSRRSITVINRGKGGDTSEAMARRLERDVLAERPDLVVWQTGSNDPLAGVPLERFVELTRAGIQAIRATGADVVLMDQQWCSKLSGVGGAERYGEALHALAAELGVPVIRRRALMQSWVTHGLMTPAQMIGPDGLHMTDAGYRQLAKAAAAQILVGAGLIQPSLARN; this comes from the coding sequence ATGTCGTTCCGCACGTTCTCGTTTCGCACGCTACCCGGCCTGATCCTCGCCGCAGCCCTCGCCGGCCCGCTCGGCCTGTCCGGTGCCTGCGCGCAGCCCGATGCGCCGGCGGTGACGGCGCAGCAGGTCCTGTCACCGCAGAAGCCGGCCTCCGGCGAGCGCCTGCCGGCGAAGCTCGTCCGGCTCGCCTCCCTGCTCGGCCGGGACGGCGACGTGCGGATCGTGGCGTTCGGCTCCTCCTCGACGGAAGGGGCGGGTGCCTCGTCGCCGGCCACGGCCTACCCTGCCCTGCTCGAGCGCGACCTCGAGGAGCGCCTGCAGATCGGCGCGTCGAGCCGGCGCTCGATCACCGTAATCAACCGCGGCAAGGGCGGCGACACGTCCGAGGCGATGGCGCGGCGGCTGGAGCGCGACGTGCTCGCCGAGCGGCCCGACCTCGTGGTCTGGCAGACCGGCAGCAACGATCCGCTCGCGGGCGTGCCGCTGGAACGCTTCGTCGAACTGACCCGTGCGGGCATCCAGGCGATCCGCGCCACGGGGGCCGACGTGGTGCTGATGGACCAGCAATGGTGCAGCAAGCTCTCGGGCGTCGGCGGCGCCGAGCGCTACGGCGAAGCCCTGCACGCCCTGGCCGCCGAACTCGGCGTGCCGGTGATCCGCCGCCGCGCCCTGATGCAGTCCTGGGTCACGCACGGACTGATGACCCCGGCCCAGATGATCGGCCCCGACGGCCTGCACATGACCGATGCCGGCTACCGCCAGCTCGCCAAGGCGGCCGCCGCCCAGATCCTCGTCGGCGCCGGCCTGATCCAGCCCTCGCTGGCCCGGAACTGA
- a CDS encoding MBL fold metallo-hydrolase, whose amino-acid sequence MPSLNLRILGCGSSGGVPRVGYGWGACDPANPRNRRRRCSLLVERRQGDGGGGATTVLVDTSPDLREQLIDAGVTRLDALLYTHAHADHTHGIDDVRPLVIHMHRRIPVHADPLTRALLIKRFGYAFETPPGSLYPPILDLHEMRAGATLTIGGAGGPIEAEAFRMEHGNEIAHGFRFGPAAYAPDVSVMPEAAKARLHGLDLLIIDALRETPHPSHYSVSDALALIEEVAPRRAILTNLHTDLDYATLARKLPANVVPAHDGLTATVDL is encoded by the coding sequence TGAACCTGCGGATCCTCGGCTGCGGCTCCTCCGGCGGCGTGCCGCGGGTCGGATACGGCTGGGGCGCCTGCGATCCGGCCAACCCGCGCAACCGCCGCCGCCGCTGCTCGCTGCTGGTCGAGCGCCGCCAGGGAGACGGGGGAGGGGGCGCCACAACGGTGCTGGTCGACACCTCGCCGGACCTGCGCGAGCAGCTCATCGATGCCGGCGTCACCCGCCTCGACGCCCTGCTCTACACCCATGCACATGCCGACCACACCCACGGCATCGACGACGTCCGGCCCCTCGTCATCCACATGCATCGGCGCATCCCGGTCCACGCCGACCCCCTCACGCGTGCATTGCTGATCAAGCGCTTCGGCTACGCCTTCGAGACGCCGCCGGGCAGCCTCTACCCGCCGATCCTCGACCTGCACGAGATGCGGGCGGGCGCGACCCTGACCATCGGCGGCGCGGGCGGCCCGATCGAGGCGGAAGCCTTCCGCATGGAGCACGGCAACGAGATCGCCCACGGCTTCCGCTTCGGCCCCGCCGCCTACGCGCCGGACGTGAGCGTGATGCCCGAGGCGGCCAAGGCCCGCCTGCACGGCCTCGACCTGCTCATCATCGATGCCCTGCGCGAGACCCCTCACCCGTCGCACTACTCGGTCTCGGACGCGCTGGCGCTGATCGAGGAGGTCGCGCCACGCCGCGCCATCCTGACGAATCTCCACACCGATCTCGACTACGCGACACTGGCGAGGAAGCTGCCGGCGAACGTGGTGCCGGCCCATGACGGGCTGACGGCAACCGTCGATCTCTGA